The Bartonella sp. HY328 genome contains the following window.
TTTACAAGGTTGGCATTGGCAGCAATAACGGCCAAAGAATCAGACGGCGTTACAAATATATCGCGGCCAATAATAAGATTGCGGTCGCCATCGCCATCAGATGCTGCGCCAAGATCTGGCGCTTTTGGCGACAACATTAATTCATAAAGATCATGGGCATGCACAAGATTGGGATCTGGATGATGGCCGCCAAAATCAGGCAATGGCACGGCATTAACCACACTGCCTTTGGCAAAGCCTAAGCGGTTTTCAAAAATTTCAAGACCATAGGGACCGGTAACTGCATGCATAGCATCAAAGCGTATGGTAAGCCCTTCGCCAACCTTGGCTTTAATTAAATTAAAGTCAAAGAGCTCTTCCATGAGATCCGCATAATCTTTAACCGGATCAATAATTTCTACCACCATATCACCGATAAGGTAATGTCCAGTAACATCAAGATCGATATCTTCACTATCTTCAATTAAATATTCATCAATAACTTTGGATCGCGCAAATATGGCATTGGTGACTTTTTCAGGTGCCGGACCACCATTGGCAATATTATATTTAATGCCAAAATCGCCATTTGGTCCACCCATATTATGGCTGGCCGACAGAATAATTCCACCAAGTGCTTTAAACTTTCGAATAAGATGAGAAGCTGCTGGCGTAGACAAAATGCCGCCACGACCAATCATTAATTTTTCAAAACCATTGGCAGCGGCCATTTTAATCAGTTTTTGGATAACTTCACGATTATAATAACGCCCATCTCCACCAACAATGAGCAAGGCTCCGGCTTTTTCTCCCACACAGTCAAAAATTGACTGAATAAAATTTTCGGCATAATTCTTGGTCTGGAACACGCTTACTTTTTTACGAAGCCCAGAAGTTCCAGGATTCTGATCAGAAAATGGCTCTGTTTTAATACGCTGTAACATAAAATTATCCAGTTTTTAAATTCAACTTAAATAGCATAATAGCTTAAGCGTAACAAAATACCAATATGATATTAAGCCACAGTTATTGCACCTTTTAGTAATGCACTTTATTAATATTGATTACTGCTGGCTTTTTTGCCGTTATCTTCTTTAAGGTTGGCTTTTTATCGGTGGAGGTTGCCGGATTTTTTGAATAATGATCATAAAAATTACCGAAACAGGCAAATAGAAAATCCTCGATAAGACAACGACTATATTTTTAAATTATAACGACCATAAGCCCAGATTATCGGTCTTCACTCGGCTAAGATTACATTTTTTATTTATTCTAAATATACTAAAATCCTTTGACTATAATCAAAAATTTAGTTAATAATGCAGCTATTAGACTAACCATTTTCCAATAGCCTTATTGCGTTGATGAACCTTTCTGTTTTGCAGGTAAGGCTATTTTTTATTATAATCTTTAGGAGTAATTTATTATGATGATCGGTAGAAAAGTTCCTGATGTTACATTTCGCACTCGTATTCGCGATGAATCAATCGGGGGCTCTAATCCTTACCGTTGGCAAGATGTGACATCAGCTGATTATTTTGCAAATAAGCGTGTTATTCTTTTTTCTCTACCAGGGGCTTTTACCCCAACCTGCTCAACCTTCCAATTGCCTGATTTTGAAAAACTATATCCTGATTTTCAAGCGCTTGGCATTGATGCTATTTATTGCCTTTCAGTCAATGATGCGTTTGTCATGAATGCATGGGGCAAGCAGCAAGGCGTGCAAAACATTAAACTTATTCCAGATGGTTCTGGCGAATTTACCCGCAGAATGGGCATGCTAGTGCGCAAAGATAATGTTGGTTTTGGCTTGCGTTCATGGCGTTATGCTGCGGTTATCAATAATGGTACTATTGAACAATGGTTTGAAGAAGAAGGCTTGAGCGATAATTGCGATAGCGATCCTTATGGTGCATCATCACCACAAAATATTTTGGAAGTTTTAAAAGCAGAAGCTGCAGCAGCTTAATAGGTCACACCGACAGCCTAAAGTCAAACCTTACAATTATTTCTTAAGATAAAAGGCGTCTGCATTGCGACAATGCAGACGCCTTAATTTTATGAAATTTAATCAAATATCTTTTTCCAGTCATCAATTTTTTTAGCTGCATCAGATCCAAATTGACCTGGCAACGCTTTATGCAGCACTTTTAAAATACCAAAAACAATCGCGACTTTAACAAGATCTATGGGTATAAAAGCTAGATTGGCTAAAATTATTTGCCACAAAGTTGTGTTAATTGCCATAATGCGCGACCAAAAGTATAGCCAAACGATACCAAAGAAATAAACCGTGAAAATACCGCCAAGTATAAGTGCAATAATTTCCTTAACAGGTGTAATATTATTGCGAAAGAGATTAAATAAAAAACCTATAACCGCAGCGCCAAAAGCCCAGCCAACGAAATAACCTGCGGTAGCGCCCATAAAAACGCCAAGACCACCACGGCCTCCCGACAAAATCGGCAAACCCACGGCAACCAAAATCCAGATGATTAAAATGGCGCAAACTCCGCGCTTTACTCCCAATAAAGCACCGGCAAGCATAACCCCAAGACTTTGCGTGGTAATTGGCACTGGAATGAAGGGAATAGTAAAAGCCGGTATAAAACCAAGTACAATGATAAAGGCCGCCATTAATGCGATAAGCACTACATCTTTTATAGTCACGCCAATTTCCTTTTTGTTACAGATTTTAGTAATATACCAGCTTTCCAAATTCAATTGAAGCACTTAGTGTTAACTAAGATTATGAAAAGCCTCAACACGATCATTTTGAGAAGTTTAGAAAATCAATCTTTACGAAGATTGCATCTCTTCAATTTCGTGCAGAAGTGTCAAAAGTTGCTGAAATTTTTCCTTCCCAAACCGCTCGACAAATGCACCATAAATTGCCTCTCCAACTGGGGTAATCTTATCTATCATCTCTATTCCCTCCCTCGAAAGTGCAAGCAAGGATCGCCGGCTATCAGATGGGTCTTTTTCGCGAATGATAAAATCGCGCTTTTCAAGGGTCCGCAATATGCGCGTAAGACTTGGTGAAAGAATACAAGATCGATTAGCAAGCTCCGTCGCTTCAAGAGGCGACTCTTCTCGCAAAACGCGTAAAACGCGCCATTGCTGCTCAGTCATATCAAATTCTGCAAGCATGCTTCGCAAATCACGAGTGATAATTTCACGCGCACGTAAAAGACTGACAGCCAAGCAATTTTTAATAAAACTTATTTGCTCCATATTTTTCATTCTATTATTATCCCTCAAATCGGACGAAACCAGAAAACCCAAAAAACGGAAGCACATATTGCAAATGCAAGCCCCTCAGACTTGCATTCGCGGCAGACAAGTTTTAGCAATTCTCAAGTTGCCAATATTGCGCAACTATTGGCGTTCATTCTTCTAATATATGTGAAAGTAGTTTTTATGATGCTACCTGTTCTAACAGGGCTTATTTTTTTGGTGTCAAAAGGCTAAATCCATATTTTAGTTTTAGTCCCCACATCGGGACATAAAGACAAATACATAGCGCTGTCAAAACATTTTTTTTAACTTTAGTTTATAATCACATAATGTTGAACAAATTCACAATCAATTTTGATTTACGAGGCATACATTTTATGACGCCCATTAAAAAGACAGCAATTAACCACAATACACCCTTACCACAACACGCATTGATACATTTCCACTTGATTTCGTTAATTGCCAATTCCACTTCGCAAATATTTGATTTAAAGTAGATCAATAGCCAATCAATCGATCAGGGATTTTTCAAGATGAAATTATTTTATGCAGTCCTTTTATTGAGTATTGGATTTTTTAATATTAATGCACCTGCAAATTCAACACCCCTTACCAGTATTAACACTGCAAACGGCGAAGATTTAAGCACACTTTCCATACGTTGGTGGCAATGGGTTACCAATGCTCCTGATGATTTAGATCCGCTTGCGGATGATACTGGCGCGCATTGCAATTATGCTCAGTCAGGCGATGTCTTTTTTCTTGCTCCTAGCTATAGCTTCGACAAGGTAACACGCAACTGTATTATCCCTAAGGATAAATATATTTTTTTTCCAGTCATCAGCATCATGCGTTGGGATACTGGCGACGGCTTATCTTGCGATGACTTAAAAAAAGAAGTCAATGCTGCCATTAATAGCGCGAGAGAAATGCTCAGCGAAGTTGATGGTCAAAAACTTGATGGAACTCGTGCGGCCACCACAAGCTGTTTTACAATCCCCGGCGATGAAGACCATTACGCGTCCGATGGTTATTGGATATTGCTGAACCCGCTAAGCGAAGGGCAACACCATTTACATTTTAAGGGCCTTATTGGTAATGAGGCAGCCATGGAAGATGAATATATGCAAGACATAGAATATAAAATCAATATAAAATAAAGCTGTAAATGTTAGTGAATTAAACTATTTAATAATCATTCTTGTAACAGCGTTAAAATACGCTATCTTATTAAAAATTAAAATCAAATATTATAAATTATCTTTTACATTATCCTTGGTTTTTACTCTCTTTTTTCAAGAGTTTGAGTATTAAGCAAATATTGAAACGGAACTAAGTTAGGAAAATTTATGAAGATCAAGCCAATTGATGATGGTGTTTATGTATGCGGTCAAATTGAACCAACAGATATGGCTGCTTTAAAGGAATTTGGCATCGCGACGATTATTTGCAATCGCCCTGATGACGAGGAAGCTAATCAACCATCCTTTGCCGACATCAAAAAAGCTGCTGATGCTGCAGGCATAGCCACCTATTATATTCCAGTTGTGCCTATGGGTATTGCTGAGGAAGATCTTGACGCCATGCGTAATGCCATTGCTGAGGCTGAAAAGCCGCTGCTTGCGTTTTGTCGTTCTGGTGGTCGATCAAGCACCATCTATGGCCTTGTTACAGATAACTAATCTTAAAGTTACAAACGCTTAATAAAAAGACCTATCTGATCGATCATGAAATCAGATAGGCCAAGTGGTTAGCTTGATTATAGCTAACGGGGATTGGTGAAATTCTTAACGCAAATGTTGTGGTGCAATTTTAGCCACATTGATGCGATTGTGATTAGCAGCTTTTGCTTCTGATTGTTCAGGCACAATAGTGATTGAAATGTTTAAGCCAGCAGAAGCAGTGCGGCCACCTGTTGCGCCAGCACTACCAGTTGCACCACCAGCACTCATTGAGCGAGCTTGGCTATTTGCTGCAGCCAATTGGCCTGAAAGCTTGTTGGTTTCAACCCAACCTTTTTGGTTGCCAGCAGTTACATAGCACCAAGCTGAATTACAAACACCAACATTAACTTGTGTCCCCTTAGCAATATTGCTTGTTACAGCTGCACTTGATGCAGGTGCATTATGCAATGATAAAGCAGGGGCTGAAATTGTGGTTGCTTGTGCGCAAAGTGCGCCGCTAATAACTGCGATTGCTAGAGTTGAAGCAGCGATGATTGATTTTGCAAAACGGTTCATGATCTTTATCCTTAAATTTTTATGGAAGAACCGCTCAAACCCATGAATTTAAACAAAGCTTCTCTATTCGCGAAAACTCGTTTCGCGCTTAAATGCTTCAAATTTTGACAAGGTTAGATTGTTAACGGGAAAGGCTTTTGGCTTCCTGTTATTAAATTCTTCCAGGGTTGTTTGGTTAATTGTTTAAGCTGCCTTTTAGTAAAGGTTGGCTTTTTTTGCCATTTGTCAGCGTTCTTGCAATCATAACGGCTTAGCCGGCAAAAGGTTCCAGATTTTTTAAATATAAACTTATATAATTTAAATACTAAAAACCTATCTTAAAAGAGATAAACCAAATAGGCTTTGGTTTGTATCAAAGTGAAATTTTGCTTAGATTACCTTTAATGGCACAATACCGTAAAGGTAAGCATTTTATTTTGAAACAGGAATAATTGTAATACTTATCTGCAAACTTGACACAGCAGTTGAATTACGAATAATCGACTGTTTATTTTTACCAATTTTTTGAACATAGCCATCTACCGTTTTTTTGTGATAATTATTGACAGCCACTTCCTTCGATATTTTCTTTTTCTCAACCCACCCCTTAATGGTTTTGGTTGTGATATGGCACCATTTAGCATTGCATGCTTTAATATCAAAATTGGTTCCTTTAGGAATTTTTGATATAATAGGATAAGCTGTTGATGGTCCCGAAAAAATAGATATGGATGGTGAGGATAAATTCAGAGCCGGAGCAAATTGAGGATTACCCATAAACATTATAACAAAGAAAAAAGTTGCAATACCATATTTTACAAAGCATTTCATGATTGTCCCTCGCATATTTATTGATGAGAAAACTAACAGAAATTTCCGCGCTTACTTTTCGCTTGTTACACTCCCTAAACAAAACATTTCTTATATTATACAAATAGAGGTTAGCTCACACTACGTTGCCACATATTAGCTTGAGGAGTTAGCGCTGTAACTTTAACATTTGATAATATATATATCAGCTAATCGTTTATTTTATCGCTAATTAAATTAGCTAAAACATAATTATATCAATATTATATTATAAATTAAAATATTTGTAAATACATATATA
Protein-coding sequences here:
- a CDS encoding SH3 domain-containing protein → MKCFVKYGIATFFFVIMFMGNPQFAPALNLSSPSISIFSGPSTAYPIISKIPKGTNFDIKACNAKWCHITTKTIKGWVEKKKISKEVAVNNYHKKTVDGYVQKIGKNKQSIIRNSTAVSSLQISITIIPVSK
- a CDS encoding TIGR01244 family sulfur transferase, encoding MKIKPIDDGVYVCGQIEPTDMAALKEFGIATIICNRPDDEEANQPSFADIKKAADAAGIATYYIPVVPMGIAEEDLDAMRNAIAEAEKPLLAFCRSGGRSSTIYGLVTDN
- a CDS encoding SH3 domain-containing protein, translating into MNRFAKSIIAASTLAIAVISGALCAQATTISAPALSLHNAPASSAAVTSNIAKGTQVNVGVCNSAWCYVTAGNQKGWVETNKLSGQLAAANSQARSMSAGGATGSAGATGGRTASAGLNISITIVPEQSEAKAANHNRINVAKIAPQHLR
- a CDS encoding peroxiredoxin, whose amino-acid sequence is MIGRKVPDVTFRTRIRDESIGGSNPYRWQDVTSADYFANKRVILFSLPGAFTPTCSTFQLPDFEKLYPDFQALGIDAIYCLSVNDAFVMNAWGKQQGVQNIKLIPDGSGEFTRRMGMLVRKDNVGFGLRSWRYAAVINNGTIEQWFEEEGLSDNCDSDPYGASSPQNILEVLKAEAAAA
- a CDS encoding biotin transporter BioY; the protein is MTIKDVVLIALMAAFIIVLGFIPAFTIPFIPVPITTQSLGVMLAGALLGVKRGVCAILIIWILVAVGLPILSGGRGGLGVFMGATAGYFVGWAFGAAVIGFLFNLFRNNITPVKEIIALILGGIFTVYFFGIVWLYFWSRIMAINTTLWQIILANLAFIPIDLVKVAIVFGILKVLHKALPGQFGSDAAKKIDDWKKIFD
- the hpaR gene encoding homoprotocatechuate degradation operon regulator HpaR; this translates as MKNMEQISFIKNCLAVSLLRAREIITRDLRSMLAEFDMTEQQWRVLRVLREESPLEATELANRSCILSPSLTRILRTLEKRDFIIREKDPSDSRRSLLALSREGIEMIDKITPVGEAIYGAFVERFGKEKFQQLLTLLHEIEEMQSS
- a CDS encoding alpha-D-glucose phosphate-specific phosphoglucomutase: MLQRIKTEPFSDQNPGTSGLRKKVSVFQTKNYAENFIQSIFDCVGEKAGALLIVGGDGRYYNREVIQKLIKMAAANGFEKLMIGRGGILSTPAASHLIRKFKALGGIILSASHNMGGPNGDFGIKYNIANGGPAPEKVTNAIFARSKVIDEYLIEDSEDIDLDVTGHYLIGDMVVEIIDPVKDYADLMEELFDFNLIKAKVGEGLTIRFDAMHAVTGPYGLEIFENRLGFAKGSVVNAVPLPDFGGHHPDPNLVHAHDLYELMLSPKAPDLGAASDGDGDRNLIIGRDIFVTPSDSLAVIAANANLVKAYKDKVSGIARSMPTSEAADRVAEDLKINMFETPTGWKFFGNLLDADKVTFCGEESFGTGSNHVREKDGLWAVLFWLNILAASQKSVKEIIGAHWARFGRNYYSRHDYEEVDTKAAQDLMETLRNSLTALVGKEFQGLTISKADDFSYHDTIDGSVSAHQGIRIFFDGGARIVFRLSGTGTQGATLRLYMEHYERDAQNHNLDTQVALAKLVSIANELTDLHTKLGRDKPSVIT